A window from Pseudomonas frederiksbergensis encodes these proteins:
- a CDS encoding membrane integrity-associated transporter subunit PqiC, translating into MVYPLKISLVTALLLLAACRSDPIQFHTLIPAQPGLAARNSGAEIQIEGISVPPQVDRPQIVIRQGNSGMAILETEWWAASLVDELRSALIDQMVNSNPRRNVSVRIEVQRFDSIPGQYALIDVKWRLRNLSESDAALVTCRSTLQTPSGASIDELVAAQQNNVRRLAALISQAAGGIQKGCPSA; encoded by the coding sequence ATGGTTTATCCGCTGAAGATCAGCTTGGTCACTGCATTGTTGCTACTGGCTGCATGCCGCAGTGATCCAATTCAATTTCACACCCTGATTCCGGCTCAACCGGGACTTGCGGCGCGCAACAGCGGTGCGGAAATCCAGATCGAGGGCATTAGCGTGCCGCCCCAGGTCGATCGTCCGCAGATCGTCATTCGCCAAGGCAACAGTGGCATGGCAATCCTCGAAACCGAGTGGTGGGCGGCGAGCCTGGTGGATGAATTGCGCAGCGCGCTGATCGATCAAATGGTCAACAGCAATCCCCGGCGCAACGTATCGGTGCGGATAGAGGTGCAGCGATTCGATTCGATTCCCGGTCAATATGCGTTGATCGACGTCAAGTGGCGCCTGCGCAATCTGAGTGAAAGTGATGCCGCGCTGGTCACCTGCCGCAGCACTTTGCAGACGCCTTCAGGCGCTTCCATCGATGAGCTGGTGGCGGCTCAACAAAACAATGTCAGACGCCTGGCTGCGCTGATCAGCCAGGCCGCTGGCGGAATACAAAAAGGGTGTCCATCGGCTTAA
- a CDS encoding iron ABC transporter substrate-binding protein, with protein MNPPFPSFLKTALLATALVSAGYVYAADADGIVVYNAQHESLTKSWIEGFTKETGIKVTLRNGDDTEMGNQIVQEGTASPADVFLTENSPAMVLVDNAGLFAPVAPATLEQVGNAYRPAHGKWVGIAARSTVFVYNPSKLPEAELPKSLMDLAGPNWKGRWGASPAGADFQAIVAAVLELKGEVATLEWLKGMKTNFTAYRGNSSVLKAVNAGQIDSGVIYHYYSFGDQAKTGENSKNTTLHYFKHKDPGAFVSVSGGGVLASSKHKEQAQAFLKWITGKDGQAILKTGKSFEYAVGKNAESNPKLVPLQQLDAPTVDASKLDSKKAVELMTQAGLL; from the coding sequence ATGAATCCCCCGTTCCCTTCTTTCCTGAAAACAGCACTGCTGGCCACCGCTTTGGTGAGTGCCGGTTATGTGTATGCGGCGGATGCCGATGGCATTGTGGTCTACAACGCCCAGCACGAAAGCCTGACCAAATCCTGGATCGAAGGCTTTACCAAGGAGACCGGAATCAAGGTCACCCTGCGCAATGGTGACGACACCGAGATGGGCAATCAGATCGTGCAGGAAGGCACGGCCTCCCCGGCCGACGTGTTCCTGACCGAAAACTCCCCGGCCATGGTGCTGGTCGACAATGCGGGGCTGTTTGCACCGGTTGCGCCGGCCACCCTGGAACAGGTCGGCAATGCTTACCGCCCGGCCCATGGCAAATGGGTGGGGATCGCCGCGCGCTCCACGGTATTTGTCTATAACCCGAGCAAACTGCCCGAAGCCGAACTGCCAAAGTCACTGATGGACCTTGCTGGCCCGAACTGGAAAGGTCGCTGGGGCGCTTCACCGGCCGGTGCCGACTTCCAGGCCATCGTCGCTGCCGTGCTGGAACTCAAGGGTGAAGTCGCGACCCTGGAATGGTTGAAAGGGATGAAAACCAACTTTACCGCGTACCGGGGCAACAGCTCCGTGCTCAAAGCGGTCAATGCCGGGCAGATCGACAGCGGCGTGATCTACCACTATTACAGCTTCGGCGACCAGGCCAAGACCGGCGAGAACAGCAAGAACACCACCCTGCACTATTTCAAGCACAAGGATCCGGGTGCGTTTGTCAGTGTCTCCGGTGGCGGCGTGCTGGCGTCCAGCAAACACAAGGAACAAGCCCAGGCGTTCCTCAAATGGATTACCGGCAAAGATGGCCAGGCCATCCTCAAAACCGGCAAATCGTTCGAATACGCGGTGGGCAAGAACGCTGAATCCAATCCAAAACTGGTGCCTTTGCAGCAACTCGACGCGCCGACAGTCGATGCTTCAAAACTCGACAGTAAAAAAGCCGTGGAGCTGATGACACAGGCGGGACTGCTCTAA
- a CDS encoding ABC transporter permease: protein MPETLPAGVAEAIPANLRRRSRGLFAGRGGAWVIGLSVLISLLSLLPIAFVIGVSFQTGWATLVPLVFRPRVAELLINTVLLVVITIPLCVTLGLSLAWLTERTNLPGRRWWSLLATAPLAVPAFVHSYAWVSLVPPIHGLFAGVLVSVIAYFPFLYLPIAATLRRLDPAIEDVAESLGLKPWAIFFRVVLPQLRLAICGGALLVGLHLLAEYGLYAMIRFDTFTTAIFDQFKSTFNGPAAHMLASVLALCCLVMLTAESAARGTARYARVGSGSAREQRVVRLKPATTLLALTVQMATCALALGVPLVTLGNWLIAGGTQVWQMDELLPALEQTLLLGVAGAAVTTCAAIPIAWLSIRAPGRLQRVLESCNYITSSLPGIVVALALVTVTIHFARPIYQTTVTVLLAYLLMFLPRALVSLRAGIAQAPVELENMARSLGRSPARALWLITLRLAAPGAAAGAALVFLAITNELTATLLLAPNGTRTLATGFWAMTSEIDYAAAAPYALLMILLSLPLTGLLYHQSKRTAGR, encoded by the coding sequence CTGCCTGAAACCTTGCCGGCGGGTGTCGCTGAGGCGATACCCGCGAATTTGCGACGACGATCCCGCGGCCTCTTCGCGGGACGTGGTGGCGCGTGGGTGATCGGTTTGTCGGTGCTGATTTCGCTGCTGTCACTGCTGCCGATTGCCTTCGTCATCGGCGTATCGTTTCAGACAGGCTGGGCGACCCTTGTGCCGCTGGTATTCCGGCCGCGGGTCGCTGAATTATTGATCAACACCGTTTTGCTGGTGGTGATCACGATTCCGTTGTGCGTCACGTTAGGCCTGTCGCTGGCCTGGTTGACAGAGCGCACCAACCTGCCGGGGCGGCGCTGGTGGTCGTTGCTGGCGACCGCGCCGCTGGCGGTGCCAGCGTTCGTGCACAGCTATGCGTGGGTCAGTCTGGTGCCGCCGATTCACGGACTGTTTGCCGGGGTGCTGGTCTCGGTCATCGCTTACTTCCCGTTCTTGTATTTGCCGATAGCCGCCACCCTGCGCAGGCTCGATCCAGCCATCGAAGACGTTGCCGAATCGCTGGGGCTCAAGCCTTGGGCGATATTTTTCCGTGTGGTGTTGCCGCAACTGCGCCTGGCCATTTGCGGCGGCGCATTGCTGGTGGGCCTGCATCTGCTGGCCGAATATGGTCTGTACGCGATGATCCGTTTTGACACCTTCACCACGGCCATCTTCGATCAGTTCAAGTCCACCTTCAACGGCCCCGCCGCCCACATGCTGGCCAGCGTGCTCGCCTTATGCTGCTTGGTGATGCTGACCGCAGAATCGGCCGCTCGTGGTACGGCGCGCTACGCCCGGGTCGGGTCGGGAAGCGCTCGCGAACAGCGGGTGGTGCGCCTGAAACCCGCAACCACCCTCCTCGCCCTGACCGTCCAGATGGCGACCTGCGCACTGGCACTCGGCGTGCCACTGGTGACTTTAGGTAACTGGCTGATCGCCGGCGGCACGCAGGTGTGGCAAATGGACGAGCTTCTGCCGGCGCTGGAACAGACGCTGCTGCTCGGCGTTGCGGGCGCCGCCGTCACCACCTGCGCTGCCATCCCGATTGCCTGGCTGTCGATTCGCGCTCCGGGCCGGTTGCAACGCGTATTGGAAAGCTGCAACTACATCACCAGTTCGTTGCCCGGGATCGTCGTGGCCCTGGCCTTGGTGACTGTCACCATCCATTTTGCCCGGCCGATTTACCAGACGACGGTCACGGTGCTGCTAGCGTACCTGCTGATGTTTTTGCCCCGCGCCCTGGTGAGTTTGCGCGCCGGCATCGCCCAGGCGCCGGTAGAGCTGGAAAACATGGCCCGTAGCCTCGGCCGTTCCCCAGCCCGGGCATTGTGGCTGATCACCCTGCGTCTGGCCGCGCCCGGCGCTGCCGCTGGCGCCGCGCTGGTGTTTCTGGCGATCACCAATGAGTTGACCGCCACCCTGCTGCTCGCCCCCAACGGCACACGCACCCTGGCCACCGGGTTCTGGGCGATGACCAGCGAAATCGACTACGCCGCCGCTGCGCCCTATGCCCTGTTGATGATCCTGCTGTCGCTGCCCTTGACCGGACTTCTTTATCACCAATCCAAACGAACGGCTGGCCGATGA
- a CDS encoding ABC transporter ATP-binding protein: MNALELHSISKSYGAHQALESINLSVPTGSRTVIVGPSGSGKTTLLRMIAGFEFPDSGRLSLNGQTLVDSTHEVPAHQRLIGYVPQDGALFPHMTVAANIGFGLSIRGGAKQERVAELMDSVALDASMANRWPHELSGGQQQRVALARALAQQPRLMLLDEPFSALDTGLRGAMRKMVARLLTDAGVTTILVTHDQSEALSFADQLAVMRDGRLVQSGHPLDLYRYPEDEQTALFLGDAIVMPARIEAGWAHCDLGRIPVNNHRANKSAQIMLRPEQLQLVSIQPNPSKAGGCRAVVTERDFSGNTCTLTVELEALASGQQPGRSLMVRSSGLYAPPAGSAVHVSTIGHAHVLSET; encoded by the coding sequence ATGAACGCTCTCGAACTCCATTCCATTTCCAAGTCCTACGGCGCCCATCAAGCGCTGGAGAGCATCAATCTGTCGGTACCCACAGGCAGCCGAACGGTCATCGTCGGCCCGTCCGGCTCAGGTAAAACCACTTTGTTGCGGATGATCGCCGGCTTCGAATTCCCGGACTCGGGGCGTCTTTCGCTCAATGGCCAAACGCTCGTCGACAGTACCCACGAAGTCCCGGCGCATCAGCGTTTGATTGGTTATGTTCCGCAGGACGGCGCCTTGTTCCCGCACATGACCGTGGCCGCGAACATCGGTTTCGGGCTTTCGATCAGGGGCGGTGCAAAACAGGAGCGAGTCGCTGAGTTGATGGACAGCGTGGCGCTGGATGCGAGCATGGCCAACCGTTGGCCCCACGAGCTCTCCGGCGGCCAGCAACAGCGCGTCGCACTGGCGCGGGCGTTGGCCCAACAACCGCGTTTGATGCTGCTGGACGAGCCGTTTTCGGCCCTCGACACCGGGCTTCGTGGCGCCATGCGCAAAATGGTCGCCCGGCTGCTGACCGACGCCGGCGTGACCACCATTCTGGTCACCCATGACCAGAGTGAAGCCTTGTCGTTCGCCGATCAGCTGGCGGTGATGCGTGACGGTCGGCTGGTGCAGTCGGGCCATCCGCTGGACCTTTACCGCTACCCCGAGGATGAACAAACCGCGCTGTTTCTCGGGGATGCCATCGTCATGCCCGCCCGAATCGAAGCCGGCTGGGCCCATTGCGACCTTGGCCGGATACCGGTGAACAATCACCGGGCCAATAAATCGGCGCAGATCATGCTGCGCCCCGAACAATTGCAACTCGTCAGCATCCAGCCCAACCCATCCAAGGCTGGCGGGTGTCGCGCCGTCGTGACCGAGCGGGATTTCAGCGGCAATACCTGCACCTTGACCGTGGAACTGGAGGCTTTGGCGTCCGGGCAACAGCCTGGGCGATCATTGATGGTGCGCAGTTCTGGCCTGTATGCGCCACCTGCCGGCAGTGCAGTTCACGTTTCGACAATCGGCCATGCCCACGTACTGAGCGAAACGTGA
- the xerC gene encoding tyrosine recombinase XerC has protein sequence MIDLPATDSIPSKTNPLTLYLARLAPSSQLTMRYVLQDAADRLGFEDMNVEEIPWHNLQPEDVIALVATLRTDGYAPNTSSLYVNAVRGVMNEAWRMSLISQEHLLKMRSVKGIAGTRLSQGRNLRRTLIQELMAVCAADPRPQGLRDAAIIGILYGSGMRKSESVNLDLKQVDFAERSLRVTAKGNKQLIKYAPAWAFAKLNDWLELRRSLLKEGETDDSFLFNRIRRGSHITRERITKHAIYYIARQRGAQVGVKIMPHDFRRSFITRVIEEYDLSIAQKLAHHSNIQTTANYDVRDDNERRRAVDRFDL, from the coding sequence TTGATTGACTTACCCGCAACCGATTCCATTCCCTCAAAGACCAACCCGCTGACCCTGTACCTGGCACGTCTGGCGCCCTCCAGCCAGCTGACCATGCGTTATGTGTTGCAGGACGCCGCTGACCGGTTGGGCTTCGAAGACATGAACGTCGAGGAGATTCCCTGGCACAACCTGCAACCGGAAGATGTCATCGCGCTGGTCGCCACCTTGCGCACCGACGGCTATGCGCCCAACACCTCTTCGCTGTACGTCAATGCGGTGCGCGGGGTGATGAACGAGGCGTGGCGCATGAGCCTGATCAGTCAGGAGCACTTGCTGAAAATGCGCTCGGTCAAGGGAATTGCCGGCACGCGATTATCCCAGGGGCGCAACCTCAGGCGCACGCTGATCCAGGAACTGATGGCGGTCTGTGCTGCCGATCCACGGCCACAAGGGTTGAGGGATGCGGCGATCATCGGGATTTTGTATGGCTCGGGCATGCGCAAATCGGAATCGGTAAACCTGGACCTGAAGCAGGTCGATTTCGCCGAGCGCAGCCTCCGTGTGACCGCCAAGGGCAACAAGCAACTGATCAAGTACGCACCGGCCTGGGCGTTCGCCAAACTCAATGACTGGTTGGAACTGCGGCGCTCGCTATTGAAGGAGGGCGAAACGGACGATTCATTTCTGTTCAATCGCATCCGCCGCGGCAGCCACATCACCCGCGAGCGCATCACCAAACATGCGATCTATTACATCGCCCGCCAGCGGGGCGCGCAGGTCGGGGTGAAAATCATGCCGCATGATTTCCGACGTTCGTTCATTACCCGAGTGATTGAGGAGTACGACTTGTCGATCGCCCAGAAACTCGCCCATCACAGCAACATCCAGACCACGGCCAACTACGACGTGCGCGATGATAACGAGCGACGTCGTGCTGTGGACCGGTTCGATCTTTGA
- a CDS encoding UDP-glucose dehydrogenase family protein produces MKISVFGSGYVGLVQAAVLAEVGHDVVCMDIDERKVERLQQGHVSIFEPGLASLVREGLEAHRLQFTTDEQFAVQHGQVLFIAVGTPSRDDGSADLRYVLAVGEAVARHREQPVILVEKSTVPVGTGDTLRAHIDKCLIKVGRLLQFDIVSNPEFLKEGSAVADCRRPDRIVIGCERDEVRDVMRDLYAPFNRNHDRVMFMDLRSAELTKYAANCMLATKISFINQIAELAEHLGADIESVRLGIGADSRIGYHFIYPGCGYGGSCFPKDMRALIHSAEQAHCSSDLLQAVEAINQRQKHKLFERINAFYRGDLRGRTFAVWGLAFKPNTDDMRDAPSRVLLESLWAAGANVRAFDPEAMQETQQLYPDESRLMLMGTPESVLSGADALIICTEWQQFKAPDFSLIQQRLNAPVIFDGRNLYDADRLARAGFMYFPMGRGESRNLPIPHQQWPAASVVA; encoded by the coding sequence ATGAAAATCAGTGTATTTGGTAGCGGTTACGTTGGCCTGGTGCAAGCGGCTGTCCTGGCTGAAGTCGGCCACGACGTGGTCTGCATGGACATTGACGAGCGCAAAGTCGAACGGCTGCAACAAGGCCACGTGAGCATTTTCGAACCGGGGCTGGCCAGCCTGGTGCGCGAAGGCCTGGAAGCCCATCGTCTACAGTTCACCACTGACGAGCAGTTTGCGGTGCAGCATGGCCAGGTATTGTTTATCGCCGTCGGTACACCGTCCCGGGACGATGGCTCGGCGGATCTGCGTTATGTGCTGGCGGTGGGCGAAGCCGTGGCGCGTCATCGTGAACAGCCGGTGATTCTGGTGGAAAAATCCACGGTGCCGGTGGGCACGGGTGACACCTTGCGCGCACACATCGACAAGTGCCTGATCAAGGTCGGTCGGCTGCTGCAGTTCGATATCGTCTCCAACCCGGAGTTTCTGAAAGAAGGCTCAGCCGTGGCCGATTGCCGACGTCCGGACCGGATCGTCATCGGCTGCGAACGCGATGAAGTGCGTGACGTAATGCGTGACCTCTACGCGCCCTTCAACCGCAACCATGACCGGGTCATGTTCATGGACCTGCGCAGCGCCGAGCTGACCAAGTACGCCGCCAACTGCATGCTGGCGACCAAAATCAGCTTCATCAACCAGATCGCCGAACTGGCTGAACACCTGGGCGCCGACATCGAATCGGTGCGCCTGGGCATCGGTGCCGACTCGCGCATTGGTTACCACTTCATCTACCCCGGCTGCGGCTATGGCGGCTCGTGCTTTCCCAAGGACATGCGCGCGCTGATCCACAGCGCCGAACAGGCGCATTGCTCCAGCGATTTGCTGCAAGCGGTGGAAGCGATCAACCAGCGTCAGAAGCACAAGTTGTTCGAGCGTATCAACGCGTTCTACCGGGGTGATTTGCGTGGCAGGACCTTCGCCGTGTGGGGGCTGGCGTTCAAACCGAACACCGACGACATGCGCGATGCACCGAGCCGGGTGCTGCTGGAATCGCTGTGGGCCGCCGGGGCCAATGTCCGCGCGTTCGACCCGGAAGCCATGCAGGAAACCCAGCAACTGTATCCCGATGAATCCCGGTTGATGCTGATGGGCACGCCGGAATCGGTATTGTCCGGCGCTGACGCGCTGATCATCTGCACCGAATGGCAGCAGTTCAAGGCCCCGGATTTCAGCCTGATCCAGCAGCGACTCAACGCACCGGTGATCTTCGACGGACGCAACCTGTACGACGCCGATCGCCTGGCCCGCGCCGGTTTCATGTACTTCCCGATGGGCCGTGGTGAGTCGCGCAACTTGCCGATTCCGCATCAGCAGTGGCCCGCTGCTTCGGTCGTCGCTTGA
- a CDS encoding LysR family transcriptional regulator translates to METPLSNSGNPPLKTGHRAPLTLSGLDFKLLKVFKAVVEAGGFSAAQNELNVGLAAISKQISDLEIRIGMRLCTRGREGFHLTEEGRLVYQASIDLFASVDNFRDRLSSAQNELIGDLGVGVIDNTISDANSPLVAALRTINETSPKVRFQLQASQLDEVERGVVEGRLVAGIVPVYQKREEFDYYPLYEERSEVYCAVGHPLFTVPDAEIGSHVLKDYECINHRYAIHRDKLNFAHYDSFSASASQVEAVALLIKTGRFVGFLPQHYAASMVAQGQFRAVRPDLINISTPFNLILRHNTVRSPLVKAFAQALGVDLKAPL, encoded by the coding sequence ATGGAAACCCCACTTTCCAATTCCGGAAACCCGCCGCTGAAAACGGGTCATCGGGCACCGCTGACCCTCAGCGGCCTGGATTTCAAACTGCTCAAAGTATTCAAGGCAGTGGTCGAAGCCGGCGGCTTCAGTGCTGCCCAGAATGAGCTGAATGTGGGTCTGGCAGCCATCAGCAAACAGATCTCCGACCTGGAGATCCGCATCGGCATGCGCCTGTGCACCCGCGGTCGCGAGGGTTTTCACCTGACCGAAGAGGGTCGCCTGGTGTATCAGGCGTCCATTGATTTATTTGCCTCGGTCGACAACTTTCGCGACCGCCTTAGTTCAGCTCAGAATGAACTGATCGGTGACCTTGGCGTGGGGGTTATTGATAATACGATTTCCGATGCTAATTCGCCGTTAGTTGCTGCGCTTAGAACAATTAATGAAACATCGCCGAAAGTAAGATTTCAACTTCAAGCCTCACAACTGGATGAGGTGGAAAGAGGTGTTGTAGAGGGACGGTTAGTGGCGGGGATCGTGCCGGTTTATCAGAAGCGCGAAGAGTTTGATTACTACCCGCTTTATGAAGAACGCTCTGAAGTTTATTGCGCGGTCGGTCATCCGTTATTCACGGTGCCGGACGCAGAAATCGGCAGTCATGTGCTCAAGGATTACGAGTGCATCAACCACCGCTATGCGATTCATCGCGACAAACTGAATTTTGCCCACTACGACAGCTTTTCCGCCTCGGCCAGCCAGGTCGAAGCGGTGGCATTGTTGATCAAGACCGGGCGTTTCGTGGGTTTTCTGCCACAGCATTACGCCGCGTCGATGGTGGCGCAGGGACAGTTCCGGGCTGTGCGCCCGGACCTGATCAACATCAGCACCCCGTTCAATCTGATCCTTCGTCACAACACTGTGCGCAGTCCGCTGGTCAAGGCGTTTGCCCAGGCGTTGGGGGTCGATTTGAAGGCGCCGCTCTGA
- the argH gene encoding argininosuccinate lyase codes for MSQTTDRLWGARFKSGPSEALAALSRCPERYFRLTPYDLAGSKAHARELQRAGLLSEQETQTMLDALERIGDDFRDGSIAPTLDDEDVHTFIERLLTERLGALGGKLRAGRSRNDQTANDLRLFLRDHVRTLAVEVLALQQALVDQAEQHIESICPGFTHLQQAQPIVFAHHLLAHAQSMLRDVQRLVDWDVRTSLSPLGAAAMAGSAIARLPQQSAKEMGYSGVCENSIDAVASRDHVAEFLFIASMLGINISRLAEEFCLWSSRQFRWVVLDDAYATGSSIMPQKKNPDIAELARGKAGRLIGNLTGLLSTLKSLPLSYNRDLSEDKNGVLDSVDTLLLVLPAMAGMVATMKVNVEELRRQAPLGFTLATEVADWLAMRGVPFKEAHEITGALVQACEKHDIELWEASPALLAEIDPRLTAEVRESLTLEAAIAARSGWGGTAPQQVREQIGRLKTALAAQQQWTENYQGFRL; via the coding sequence ATGTCTCAAACCACCGACCGTCTCTGGGGTGCCCGCTTCAAAAGCGGTCCGTCCGAAGCCCTGGCGGCCTTGTCCCGTTGCCCCGAGCGCTACTTTCGCCTCACCCCGTACGACCTCGCCGGTTCCAAGGCGCATGCCCGTGAATTGCAGCGCGCCGGGCTGCTGAGCGAACAAGAAACCCAGACCATGCTCGACGCCCTGGAGCGCATCGGTGATGACTTCCGCGACGGCAGCATCGCGCCGACCCTGGATGACGAAGACGTCCACACCTTCATCGAACGCCTGCTGACCGAACGCCTCGGCGCGCTGGGCGGCAAGCTGCGCGCCGGCCGTTCACGCAACGACCAGACTGCCAACGACCTGCGCCTGTTCCTGCGTGATCACGTCCGCACCCTGGCCGTTGAAGTCCTGGCCCTGCAACAAGCCTTGGTGGATCAGGCCGAGCAGCACATCGAAAGCATCTGCCCAGGGTTCACTCACCTGCAGCAAGCCCAGCCGATCGTGTTCGCTCACCACTTGCTGGCCCACGCCCAATCGATGTTGCGTGACGTGCAACGCCTGGTGGACTGGGACGTACGCACTTCGCTGTCGCCACTCGGCGCGGCGGCCATGGCCGGTTCTGCCATCGCTCGTCTGCCGCAGCAGTCGGCCAAGGAAATGGGCTACAGCGGCGTGTGTGAAAACTCCATCGATGCCGTAGCCAGCCGCGATCACGTTGCCGAGTTCCTGTTCATTGCCAGCATGCTCGGGATCAACATCTCGCGCCTCGCCGAAGAGTTCTGCCTGTGGTCGTCGCGGCAATTTCGCTGGGTCGTGCTGGACGATGCCTACGCCACCGGCAGCTCGATCATGCCGCAGAAGAAGAACCCGGACATCGCTGAATTGGCGCGGGGCAAGGCGGGTCGTTTGATTGGCAACCTGACCGGTCTGCTCTCTACGCTGAAATCCCTGCCGCTGTCGTACAACCGCGACTTGAGCGAAGACAAAAACGGTGTGCTCGACAGCGTCGACACCCTGTTGCTGGTGCTGCCCGCCATGGCCGGGATGGTCGCAACCATGAAGGTCAACGTCGAAGAACTGCGGCGTCAGGCGCCACTGGGTTTCACTCTCGCCACCGAAGTCGCCGACTGGCTGGCCATGCGCGGCGTGCCGTTCAAGGAAGCCCACGAAATCACCGGTGCGCTGGTCCAGGCCTGTGAGAAACACGACATCGAATTGTGGGAAGCCTCCCCGGCGCTGTTGGCCGAAATTGACCCGCGCCTGACCGCGGAAGTGCGCGAGAGCCTGACCCTCGAAGCCGCCATCGCCGCCCGCAGTGGCTGGGGCGGCACCGCACCGCAACAGGTGCGCGAGCAGATTGGTCGACTGAAAACTGCCCTGGCTGCGCAGCAGCAATGGACCGAGAACTATCAGGGCTTTCGCCTTTAA
- a CDS encoding amino acid ABC transporter permease gives MSQTQAERLQSERKLAENQFDITQYHHVPRRYYGRIFFATVIVIAIIGLVRAFAEGKIEWSYIGQFLTSQAIMWGLLNTIVMAVLAMALGIVFGVITAIMRMSANPILRYVAVTYTWLFRGTPLILQLLLWFNLALIFPTIGIPGLFEMDTVSLMTPFAAALLGLSINQGAYTAEVVRAGLLSVDTGQYEAAKSIGMPRLQALRRIILPQAMRVIIPPVGNEFIGMVKMTSLASVIQYSELLYNAQNIYYANARVMELLIVAGIWYLATVTVLSFGQSRLERRFARGAGKRS, from the coding sequence ATGAGCCAGACTCAGGCAGAACGACTCCAGTCGGAGCGCAAACTGGCGGAAAACCAGTTCGATATCACCCAGTACCACCATGTGCCACGGCGTTATTACGGGCGGATTTTCTTCGCCACCGTGATCGTCATTGCGATTATCGGCCTGGTACGAGCCTTCGCCGAAGGCAAGATCGAGTGGTCCTACATCGGCCAGTTCCTCACGTCCCAGGCGATCATGTGGGGCTTGCTCAACACCATCGTCATGGCGGTGCTGGCCATGGCACTGGGCATCGTTTTCGGGGTGATCACCGCGATCATGCGCATGTCGGCCAACCCGATCCTGCGCTACGTGGCGGTGACCTACACCTGGCTGTTCCGCGGTACGCCGCTGATCCTGCAACTGCTGTTGTGGTTCAACCTGGCGCTGATCTTCCCCACCATCGGCATCCCCGGTCTGTTCGAAATGGACACCGTGAGCCTGATGACCCCGTTCGCGGCCGCCCTCCTCGGCTTGAGCATCAACCAGGGCGCCTACACCGCCGAAGTGGTGCGAGCCGGCCTGCTGTCGGTGGACACCGGCCAGTACGAAGCCGCCAAGTCGATCGGCATGCCGCGCCTGCAAGCGCTGCGCCGGATCATCCTGCCGCAGGCCATGCGGGTGATCATTCCGCCGGTCGGTAACGAGTTCATCGGCATGGTGAAGATGACCTCGCTGGCGAGCGTCATCCAGTACTCGGAACTGCTCTACAACGCCCAGAACATCTACTACGCCAATGCCCGGGTCATGGAGCTGCTGATCGTCGCCGGTATCTGGTACCTGGCCACGGTCACCGTCCTGTCCTTCGGTCAAAGCCGTCTGGAGCGTCGTTTCGCTCGCGGCGCCGGCAAGCGTTCTTGA
- a CDS encoding amino acid ABC transporter ATP-binding protein: MRSIVKAVSLNKYYDHFHALKDINIEVEQGEVLCIIGPSGSGKSTLLRCVNQLEKIDKGGLWVDGELVGYRIVGNKLHELNESQIARQRLATGMVFQRFNLFPHMTVLQNIIEGPCQVLKRSPKEAHEEALELLARVGLADKRNSYPIELSGGQQQRVAIARALAMRPKLMLFDEPTSALDPELVGEVLSVMRDLAQTGMTMIVVTHELGFAREVSNRMVFMDGGQIVEAGSPEEILISPQNPRTQSFISAVRT; encoded by the coding sequence ATGAGAAGCATCGTCAAGGCCGTGAGCCTGAACAAGTACTACGACCATTTCCACGCGCTCAAGGACATCAACATCGAAGTCGAGCAAGGCGAAGTGCTGTGCATCATCGGCCCGTCCGGCTCCGGCAAAAGCACCCTGCTGCGCTGCGTGAATCAGCTGGAAAAAATCGACAAGGGCGGTCTTTGGGTCGATGGCGAACTGGTGGGTTACCGGATCGTCGGCAACAAGCTGCACGAACTCAACGAGTCGCAGATCGCCCGTCAACGCCTGGCCACCGGCATGGTGTTCCAGCGCTTCAACCTGTTCCCGCACATGACTGTGCTGCAAAACATCATCGAAGGGCCATGCCAGGTGCTCAAGCGTTCGCCCAAGGAGGCGCACGAGGAAGCCTTGGAATTGCTCGCTCGCGTCGGCCTGGCCGACAAGCGCAACAGCTACCCGATCGAACTCTCGGGTGGTCAGCAACAACGCGTCGCCATTGCCCGTGCACTGGCCATGCGGCCCAAGCTGATGCTGTTCGATGAGCCCACTTCGGCACTCGACCCGGAACTGGTCGGTGAGGTGCTGTCGGTGATGCGTGACCTCGCGCAAACCGGCATGACCATGATCGTCGTCACCCATGAACTGGGCTTCGCTCGCGAAGTGTCCAACCGCATGGTGTTCATGGACGGCGGGCAGATCGTGGAGGCTGGAAGCCCCGAAGAAATACTAATAAGTCCGCAAAACCCGCGCACCCAAAGCTTCATTTCTGCCGTTCGAACCTAA